One Rossellomorea aquimaris DNA window includes the following coding sequences:
- a CDS encoding TspO/MBR family protein — protein MKLILNMLAFALVIVMNTLAVTLPLNNQSTGEISDRLDIMITPAGYVFSIWSLIYLLLAIWIIRQFPKDRRDLPLYQETSGLFILSCLLNSAWIFVWHYNYFLVSVFIMIGLLLTLIALYRRVKSTGPSLLDIAPFSIYLGWISIATIVNITYYLTDIGWNGFGISELVWAYLGLFVATILAFWFRIGQHDMLYPLVFVWAFVGIGVKNMAEHSAYSYTAYALAIIILIFDLVYKRTRQP, from the coding sequence ATGAAACTGATCTTGAATATGTTAGCATTCGCTTTAGTGATTGTGATGAATACGCTGGCTGTGACTTTGCCTTTGAATAATCAATCAACGGGGGAAATCAGTGACAGGCTCGATATCATGATTACTCCGGCGGGTTATGTCTTTTCCATATGGAGCCTGATTTATCTGCTGCTTGCGATTTGGATCATCCGCCAGTTCCCTAAAGACAGGAGGGATCTTCCCCTTTATCAGGAAACAAGCGGACTATTCATCCTGAGCTGCTTATTAAATTCAGCATGGATATTCGTTTGGCACTATAATTACTTTCTCGTTTCCGTATTTATCATGATTGGACTTCTTTTAACTCTTATTGCCCTTTATAGACGGGTAAAGAGTACAGGTCCGTCCCTCCTGGATATAGCCCCTTTTTCGATTTACTTAGGATGGATTTCGATTGCCACGATTGTGAACATTACGTATTACTTGACGGACATTGGCTGGAACGGATTTGGCATTTCTGAATTGGTGTGGGCTTATCTCGGACTGTTTGTCGCAACGATACTTGCTTTCTGGTTCCGCATCGGACAGCATGACATGCTCTATCCACTTGTGTTTGTTTGGGCTTTTGTGGGTATCGGAGTAAAAAACATGGCAGAACACTCAGCCTATTCCTATACTGCCTACGCACTCGCCATTATCATCCTCATCTTTGACCTGGTCTACAAGCGCACGCGACAACCATAA
- a CDS encoding sodium:proton antiporter: protein MIDSILFNIMLVGVLGIASQWIAWRFRLPAIVVMSIVGLLVGPIFGLINPKDDFGEVFKPIISMAVAIILFEGSLNLNFREVKGLGKPLFRIVTFGALLAWILGSLGAHYVAGLSWAVSFVIGGLFIVTGPTVILPLLRQAKLKPRPAAILKWEGIVVDPFGALLAVFAFEIINFLISDDVTGLTLLLFFAASLFAVVFGWALGKFTGFIFENGHVPEFLKSPVVFALVLACFTVSDQITHETGLLAVTAMGMTLANMHISSIDDMRHFKENISVLLISTIFVMLTASLTVDTLLRIFNWNIVAFVLLMLFIVRPLSIWLSTIGTDLSNKEKLLVGWIAPRGIVALTVSSYFASVLLEKGFEDAAILTSLTFALVFSTVCAHGFSIKWLAKKLDLAIDERPGVMIVGGSKFSTEFAKTLQDLKIPVLISDSSWQRLFSVRKAGIPFYRGEILSEQTEYYLDMTPYEYMIAATELDSYNALVCTTFVPEIGRNNLFQLSLRSQRDDDLEDMVHTIGGRILFQNHVTWEELNKRIERGDVFRKTNITEKYTFEAYLQERDEHTLLMFALKPTGRIEFFTEGASPKIEQGDVIVSLTQPCKEKNKIQEKLTVQREKEIIKAQNETNQESAD from the coding sequence ATGATCGATTCTATTTTATTCAACATCATGTTAGTCGGAGTACTCGGAATTGCTTCCCAGTGGATTGCTTGGAGATTCAGGCTTCCTGCCATCGTCGTCATGTCGATTGTTGGATTGCTGGTGGGTCCTATATTTGGTCTCATTAATCCAAAGGACGATTTTGGGGAAGTGTTCAAACCCATTATATCCATGGCGGTTGCCATCATCCTTTTTGAAGGAAGCTTAAATCTTAATTTTCGAGAGGTAAAGGGATTAGGCAAGCCTTTATTCAGGATTGTGACCTTTGGAGCTTTACTCGCTTGGATATTGGGTTCACTTGGCGCTCACTATGTAGCGGGTTTATCCTGGGCTGTTTCCTTTGTGATAGGTGGATTATTTATCGTAACCGGTCCAACCGTCATTCTACCGCTGCTCAGACAGGCAAAACTTAAACCAAGACCGGCGGCTATACTGAAATGGGAAGGGATAGTGGTTGATCCATTCGGTGCACTTCTCGCCGTATTTGCTTTTGAAATCATCAACTTTTTAATTAGCGATGATGTAACAGGTTTAACCCTATTACTGTTCTTTGCAGCTTCTCTATTTGCCGTTGTCTTTGGATGGGCACTGGGGAAATTCACAGGCTTTATTTTTGAAAATGGACATGTGCCGGAGTTCTTGAAATCACCTGTCGTTTTTGCCCTGGTACTTGCCTGTTTCACAGTATCGGATCAAATCACACATGAAACGGGACTGTTAGCCGTTACAGCAATGGGGATGACACTTGCGAATATGCATATCTCATCCATTGACGATATGCGTCACTTTAAAGAAAATATTTCGGTTCTGCTCATATCTACGATTTTCGTCATGCTGACGGCATCATTAACTGTAGACACGCTTTTACGAATCTTTAACTGGAACATCGTCGCATTCGTCCTACTTATGCTGTTCATTGTCCGACCGTTATCGATTTGGTTGTCAACGATAGGGACGGACCTCTCTAATAAGGAGAAATTGCTTGTCGGGTGGATTGCCCCCAGGGGAATAGTCGCCCTGACCGTCTCAAGTTATTTTGCTTCAGTCCTATTAGAGAAAGGCTTTGAGGATGCGGCGATTCTAACGTCCTTAACCTTTGCTCTCGTATTCTCTACAGTATGTGCGCATGGTTTCTCCATTAAATGGCTGGCAAAGAAATTGGATTTAGCCATTGATGAGAGACCGGGAGTAATGATAGTAGGAGGAAGCAAATTCAGCACTGAATTTGCCAAAACCCTTCAGGACCTGAAGATTCCGGTCTTGATTTCGGATTCATCCTGGCAGCGATTGTTTTCAGTCAGAAAAGCAGGGATCCCCTTCTACCGTGGTGAAATCTTATCCGAACAAACGGAATATTATCTGGATATGACGCCGTATGAATACATGATTGCGGCTACGGAGCTGGATTCATACAACGCACTTGTCTGTACGACATTTGTTCCTGAAATCGGCCGTAATAATCTCTTCCAACTGAGTCTGCGCAGCCAGCGGGACGATGATCTTGAAGACATGGTTCACACGATTGGCGGACGGATCCTTTTCCAAAACCATGTGACGTGGGAAGAACTGAACAAACGCATTGAACGTGGAGACGTGTTCAGAAAAACAAATATTACAGAAAAGTACACCTTTGAAGCGTATCTGCAGGAGCGGGATGAGCATACATTATTGATGTTCGCCCTTAAACCTACAGGCAGAATCGAGTTCTTCACTGAAGGTGCTTCACCTAAGATTGAGCAGGGAGATGTCATTGTCAGTCTCACTCAGCCCTGTAAGGAAAAGAATAAGATTCAAGAGAAGCTTACGGTTCAACGTGAAAAAGAAATCATAAAAGCTCAAAATGAAACGAATCAAGAAAGCGCCGACTAA
- a CDS encoding LacI family DNA-binding transcriptional regulator — MVTIYDLAKRTGFSSTTVSKALNNYTDVSQKTKQKILDAAAEMGYLPNAHAQSLSTKKSWTIGVMFAEDNEVGMKHPFFSALIESFRKHVEREGYDLIFASRNLRNRDTSYLEHFMYRAVDGIVVICSDPNDPQVQDMINNHVPIVVIDMSNQNCSVVYSDNIEGGRLAVNYLHSLGHTRIAHISGDPKIDAGAQRIKGFSKAMNDLNLPIHQEYLVNGGLFSIEEGRAAMESLLELEMIPTAVFVAGDHMAIGAMEAIKEKGLKIPEDISIIGYDDIEMSAYVTPKLTTVRQDTDRIGARAGQLLIKQMIQKKKLITTEIIPVELIIRESCASLKKEKNN; from the coding sequence ATGGTTACAATCTATGACTTAGCAAAACGGACTGGTTTTTCCAGTACGACAGTTTCTAAAGCTCTTAACAATTACACAGATGTGAGTCAAAAAACGAAACAAAAAATTCTCGATGCAGCAGCTGAAATGGGGTATTTACCAAATGCCCACGCCCAGTCTTTATCGACAAAAAAATCCTGGACGATCGGTGTAATGTTCGCTGAGGACAACGAGGTCGGGATGAAACATCCTTTCTTTAGCGCCCTCATTGAAAGTTTTCGAAAGCATGTAGAACGGGAAGGCTATGATTTAATCTTTGCTTCTCGCAATCTGCGAAATCGGGATACGAGTTATTTGGAGCATTTTATGTACCGTGCTGTGGATGGGATCGTCGTAATATGTTCAGATCCTAACGACCCGCAGGTTCAAGACATGATTAACAATCATGTGCCGATTGTCGTGATTGATATGAGCAATCAAAACTGCAGCGTCGTCTATTCCGATAATATTGAGGGTGGAAGGCTTGCAGTGAACTATCTGCATTCATTGGGTCATACAAGAATCGCTCATATTTCAGGAGATCCAAAGATCGATGCAGGAGCACAAAGGATTAAAGGGTTTTCTAAGGCCATGAATGATTTAAACCTTCCGATTCATCAAGAATACCTTGTAAACGGTGGATTGTTTTCCATTGAAGAAGGTAGAGCAGCAATGGAATCCCTTCTAGAACTGGAAATGATACCTACTGCTGTTTTTGTAGCAGGTGACCATATGGCCATTGGAGCAATGGAAGCCATTAAAGAAAAGGGATTAAAAATACCGGAAGATATCTCTATCATCGGGTATGATGACATAGAAATGTCGGCCTATGTCACTCCGAAACTAACCACAGTGAGACAAGACACGGATAGAATCGGTGCTCGAGCAGGACAGTTACTAATTAAACAAATGATTCAAAAAAAGAAACTCATAACAACGGAAATCATTCCAGTAGAACTAATCATCAGGGAATCATGCGCATCACTAAAAAAAGAAAAAAATAATTAA
- a CDS encoding oligosaccharide flippase family protein yields MSLFLRGTLVLVVTAFLGECLEFVINMILARELGEAGLGSYMSILPTVFLIVILSSMELPISLSKFFAEREEKYHRGMLHYAFRFAIITTCVLLILMVMIYAWTPLFEGYHPGIRWLILAVIPVVAFTSITRGYFMGIQKMGKIAVANFLRKGIQLFLLVSIYNFLSFGVNTSIFIALGTLIASEAVVFVYLIHAYVLEIRGKRKNSHSTLSTLEMRKSVLSVSVPTTVLRIFHALTHAVQPFLIKWALVLSGMGALEANEHFGMLAGIALTIGFFPSFIAFSMLIVLIPTVSEKVSSKDFDGILTHLKQVMCITLGYGVPAVFIYYLLGDYITETFFHSVASAYYLKLLWPYFLFHFLVFPLQAFLIGLGLVKDALLHTVWSSVFSFSLIYLLGSRFGMEGVILGMNAGAVLITMLHYFTICRELETTLWLKSAIKL; encoded by the coding sequence ATGAGTTTGTTTTTAAGGGGAACATTGGTGCTGGTGGTGACGGCTTTTTTAGGTGAGTGTTTGGAGTTTGTGATCAATATGATTTTGGCTCGTGAGCTCGGGGAAGCTGGTCTTGGCTCGTATATGTCGATTCTGCCGACTGTGTTTCTGATTGTGATTTTATCAAGTATGGAGCTGCCGATCAGTCTTTCCAAGTTCTTTGCCGAACGGGAAGAAAAGTATCATCGGGGCATGCTTCATTATGCTTTTCGATTTGCGATTATAACTACGTGCGTATTATTAATCCTCATGGTGATGATATATGCCTGGACTCCTTTATTTGAAGGGTACCATCCCGGGATTCGCTGGCTTATTTTGGCAGTGATTCCGGTGGTGGCGTTTACCTCGATTACGAGAGGTTATTTTATGGGGATCCAGAAGATGGGTAAAATTGCAGTCGCTAATTTTTTGCGTAAAGGAATTCAGCTTTTTTTACTGGTTTCGATCTATAATTTTTTATCGTTTGGTGTCAATACGTCGATCTTCATAGCCCTTGGGACGCTGATTGCGAGTGAAGCGGTCGTATTTGTTTATCTGATTCATGCTTACGTACTTGAGATTAGGGGTAAAAGAAAGAACAGTCATTCTACATTATCAACACTTGAAATGAGAAAATCAGTGTTATCAGTGTCGGTTCCAACGACGGTGCTGCGGATTTTTCACGCTCTCACCCATGCGGTTCAGCCATTTTTGATCAAATGGGCGTTAGTTCTTTCAGGTATGGGGGCGCTTGAGGCGAATGAGCATTTCGGGATGCTGGCTGGAATTGCCCTTACCATCGGCTTTTTCCCATCATTTATTGCCTTTTCGATGTTGATCGTGTTAATACCGACTGTATCGGAAAAAGTGTCATCAAAGGACTTTGATGGAATTCTGACCCACCTTAAGCAGGTAATGTGTATTACATTAGGATATGGTGTTCCTGCTGTATTCATATACTATTTGCTTGGGGATTACATTACAGAAACGTTCTTTCATTCTGTGGCATCGGCCTATTATTTGAAACTGCTCTGGCCGTATTTTCTTTTTCATTTCCTGGTGTTTCCTCTCCAAGCTTTTTTAATCGGACTGGGGTTGGTAAAGGATGCTCTCCTTCATACCGTCTGGTCGAGCGTATTTTCATTTAGCCTGATATACTTGCTCGGATCCCGTTTTGGAATGGAAGGAGTCATTCTTGGCATGAACGCAGGAGCTGTTCTGATCACCATGCTTCATTACTTTACAATATGTAGAGAATTGGAAACGACTCTTTGGTTAAAATCAGCAATAAAACTGTAA
- a CDS encoding glycoside hydrolase family 30 protein translates to MNAKQVQVILTAKETGDRFSEKEPVSFSSDLAPSPTHIQLDPERKYQEMIGFGGAFTEAAAHSLSLISPEKREEIIHRYFDPIEGLGYRLGRTHINSCDFSLGNYTYVEDGDASLESFSIEREKKLVIPLIQEAMDVADEDLSIVASPWSPPSWMKTTGEMNNGGKLLSEYESVWADYYSKYIEAMEEEGIRIWGITIQNEPEAKQVWDSCLYTGAEERDFIKNHLGPSLTNNGHGDVKVIIWDHNRDVIYERAHAVLSDPEAAKYVWGTGLHWYVSEEFDNLSKVHHAFPDKHLIFTEGCMEGGVQVGSWNTGERYGRNIIGDLNNYLEAWIDWNLVLNEEGGPNHVGNYCDAPVIVNTQTDEVHYNSSYYYIGHFSKYIKPGARRIWSDVSNEKILTTAFENKDGKIAVIAMNANDHDEEISLCSGDGSFKTTLPLHSITTFIIS, encoded by the coding sequence ATGAATGCAAAACAAGTACAGGTGATTTTGACAGCCAAAGAAACAGGAGATCGGTTCTCTGAAAAAGAACCGGTTTCCTTTTCTTCTGATCTTGCTCCATCCCCTACTCATATCCAGCTTGATCCGGAGCGGAAATATCAAGAAATGATAGGATTTGGAGGCGCGTTCACCGAGGCGGCGGCTCACAGCCTGTCCCTCATCAGCCCGGAAAAGCGGGAAGAAATCATTCACCGGTATTTCGATCCGATTGAAGGTTTGGGGTATCGTTTAGGCAGAACACATATCAATAGCTGTGATTTTTCATTAGGGAACTATACGTATGTGGAGGACGGCGATGCGTCGTTAGAAAGCTTTTCCATCGAACGCGAGAAAAAGCTCGTGATTCCTCTCATTCAAGAAGCCATGGATGTAGCTGATGAAGACCTTTCCATTGTAGCTTCACCCTGGAGTCCGCCTTCATGGATGAAGACCACCGGCGAAATGAACAATGGCGGGAAACTTTTATCAGAGTATGAATCTGTTTGGGCTGATTATTATTCAAAGTATATAGAGGCGATGGAAGAAGAGGGGATCCGAATCTGGGGCATCACGATACAGAATGAACCGGAAGCAAAGCAGGTGTGGGATTCCTGTCTGTATACAGGAGCGGAAGAACGTGACTTCATCAAAAATCATCTAGGTCCGTCCCTGACCAACAATGGGCATGGTGATGTGAAGGTCATCATATGGGACCATAATCGTGATGTGATTTATGAGCGTGCCCATGCCGTATTGTCAGATCCTGAAGCAGCTAAGTACGTATGGGGAACAGGCTTGCACTGGTATGTATCAGAGGAGTTTGACAATCTCTCTAAAGTACATCATGCTTTTCCTGATAAACATCTGATTTTTACAGAAGGATGCATGGAAGGCGGGGTCCAGGTAGGTTCATGGAATACAGGTGAGCGTTACGGTAGGAATATCATCGGTGACTTGAACAATTATCTTGAAGCCTGGATCGATTGGAACCTGGTATTGAATGAAGAAGGCGGACCTAATCACGTAGGGAATTATTGCGATGCCCCGGTGATCGTAAATACTCAAACGGACGAGGTTCACTATAACAGCTCTTATTATTATATCGGCCATTTTAGTAAGTATATCAAGCCTGGAGCAAGACGTATTTGGAGCGATGTTTCAAACGAAAAGATTCTAACCACGGCTTTTGAAAATAAAGATGGTAAGATTGCCGTTATTGCCATGAATGCGAATGACCACGATGAAGAGATTTCGTTATGCAGTGGCGATGGAAGTTTCAAAACGACTCTTCCATTGCACTCAATAACGACATTCATAATTAGTTGA
- a CDS encoding carbohydrate ABC transporter permease, which yields MAIICFIPFLMMLVNATRSNEAILSGFTLIPGSSLVENYTNMMEYVNIWSGFKNSLIISVLTTVLSGYFSALTAYGFAFYTFRGKNFLFVFMLVMMMVPGQLGLIGFYELSKNLGILDSFIPLIVPAIASPFVVFFLRQYIKTTLHPSLIEAARIDGASEFKIFHTVAIPIMMPAVATMSIFTFIGSWNNYIMPLVILFSPEKYTLPVLMGFLKGSQVAQNLGSMYLGIAISVVPIMIAFLFLSKYIVNSISAGSIKE from the coding sequence ATGGCGATTATTTGCTTCATTCCATTCCTTATGATGCTTGTGAATGCAACAAGATCAAATGAAGCGATCCTGTCAGGGTTCACCTTGATCCCTGGCAGTTCCTTAGTTGAAAACTATACCAATATGATGGAGTACGTAAACATTTGGTCGGGTTTTAAGAATAGTCTGATCATCTCTGTACTTACGACCGTATTATCAGGATATTTTTCAGCTTTGACTGCATATGGATTTGCTTTTTACACATTCAGGGGAAAGAATTTCTTATTCGTCTTCATGCTTGTGATGATGATGGTTCCGGGACAATTGGGGCTTATCGGCTTTTATGAACTAAGTAAGAACCTGGGGATACTTGATTCCTTCATCCCTCTGATTGTACCGGCCATCGCAAGTCCGTTTGTCGTGTTCTTTCTCAGACAATATATCAAGACGACTCTGCATCCAAGTTTAATAGAAGCAGCCCGAATCGATGGTGCGAGTGAGTTCAAGATTTTCCACACCGTGGCGATCCCGATCATGATGCCTGCTGTTGCAACGATGTCGATCTTCACGTTCATCGGATCATGGAATAACTACATCATGCCACTCGTGATCCTGTTCTCGCCTGAAAAATATACTTTGCCAGTATTAATGGGATTCTTGAAGGGGTCTCAAGTAGCACAAAATTTAGGGTCGATGTATTTAGGAATTGCGATTTCAGTCGTACCTATCATGATCGCGTTCCTATTCCTATCTAAATATATCGTCAACAGTATTTCAGCAGGATCAATCAAAGAATAG
- a CDS encoding GH1 family beta-glucosidase translates to MHFDKTFTFGTATSSYQIEGAHQEGGRTPSIWDMFCDIPGKVYKQHNGDIACDHYHRFEEDIQHIKRLGVDTYRFSIAWPRIFPEKGKYNQEGMDFYKKLARRLQEEGIKPAVTLYHWDLPMWAHEEGGWVNRESVQWFLEYARACFTELDSVVDSWITHNEPWCAGFLGYHQGVHAPGHTNLDEAVKAVHHMLLSHGKAVEMLKKEFHSQTDIGITLNLSPVYPNTDSVNDALAANNADGYSNRWFLDPVFKGEYPKDMMNLFSKYVHSYDFIKEGDMELISTECDFFGINYYSRGIVEFSAAHDFMHKGAYSDYKKTGMGWDIAPNEFKDLIRRLRQEYTNLPIYITENGAAYDDVLENGRVHDKERVDYLNLHLQAVSDLNEEGMNIQGYYLWSLMDNFEWSFGYDKRFGILYVNFDTQERIWKDSAFRYAEIIRDHKEKHGLHTNAEEVAQ, encoded by the coding sequence ATGCATTTTGATAAAACATTTACCTTTGGAACCGCAACATCATCGTATCAAATTGAAGGAGCACATCAGGAAGGGGGAAGAACCCCATCCATTTGGGATATGTTCTGTGATATTCCGGGAAAAGTGTATAAGCAGCATAACGGGGATATCGCATGTGACCACTACCACCGGTTCGAAGAAGATATCCAGCATATTAAACGCCTTGGAGTGGATACGTATCGTTTCTCCATTGCCTGGCCACGCATTTTTCCAGAAAAGGGTAAGTATAATCAGGAAGGCATGGATTTCTATAAAAAGCTTGCGAGAAGACTTCAAGAAGAAGGCATCAAGCCTGCTGTGACGTTGTATCATTGGGATCTGCCAATGTGGGCGCATGAAGAAGGCGGCTGGGTCAATCGTGAATCCGTTCAATGGTTTTTAGAATATGCGAGAGCGTGCTTTACAGAGCTTGATTCAGTTGTAGATTCATGGATCACACATAATGAGCCTTGGTGTGCAGGATTCCTCGGTTATCATCAAGGAGTTCATGCTCCAGGTCACACCAATCTGGATGAAGCGGTCAAAGCGGTTCACCATATGTTGTTATCTCACGGAAAAGCGGTTGAAATGCTGAAGAAGGAGTTCCATTCACAAACGGATATCGGGATCACGTTGAACCTATCACCGGTTTATCCAAATACGGATTCAGTGAACGATGCATTAGCTGCCAATAATGCGGATGGTTATTCGAATCGCTGGTTCCTTGATCCTGTCTTCAAAGGTGAATATCCAAAAGACATGATGAACTTATTCTCGAAATATGTTCACTCCTATGACTTTATCAAAGAAGGGGATATGGAACTGATTTCAACAGAATGTGATTTCTTCGGGATCAACTATTACAGTCGTGGAATCGTCGAGTTCAGTGCTGCCCATGACTTCATGCATAAAGGAGCTTACTCTGATTACAAGAAGACAGGGATGGGCTGGGATATCGCGCCGAATGAATTCAAAGACCTCATTCGTCGTCTGAGACAGGAATATACGAATCTGCCAATCTATATCACGGAAAATGGAGCGGCGTATGACGATGTGTTGGAAAATGGAAGAGTACATGACAAGGAACGTGTTGACTACTTGAATCTGCATCTTCAAGCGGTTTCTGATCTTAATGAGGAAGGCATGAACATCCAAGGTTATTATTTATGGTCACTGATGGATAACTTCGAGTGGAGCTTCGGATATGATAAGCGATTCGGCATCCTTTATGTGAATTTTGATACACAAGAGCGAATTTGGAAAGACAGCGCCTTCCGATACGCGGAAATCATCCGGGATCATAAAGAGAAGCATGGTCTTCACACAAATGCTGAGGAAGTTGCACAATGA
- a CDS encoding sugar ABC transporter permease has translation MKKLDRYGYVFIAPFWIIFLIFSIYPVALTFYYSFTNYSGSGTAEVVGLANYARLLSDSYFVEAFFNTWKIWGINFALQIGLALVLALIFSDMRMKLKGLAFFRSIFYLPNLITISSVALLFGILLDWQHGSLNMILLNIGLISEPINWLNEPATAQLSVSLILTWMWFGHSFIVVMAGVSGISKDYYEAALIDGANRWQTFTKITIPLLKPILLYIMITSLIGGLQLFDLPMLLTDGIGSPDGSLNTMVLYLYNQAFKFNNYGYASAVAYGLFVITLIFSSLVFKGMYGNERKQARKV, from the coding sequence ATGAAGAAATTAGACCGATATGGTTATGTTTTTATTGCCCCGTTTTGGATCATCTTTTTAATATTTAGTATTTATCCCGTTGCGCTTACATTCTACTACAGCTTTACGAACTATTCAGGAAGCGGGACAGCAGAGGTTGTTGGTCTTGCAAACTATGCCCGTTTACTCTCGGACAGCTATTTCGTCGAAGCATTTTTTAACACATGGAAAATATGGGGAATCAATTTTGCCCTTCAAATAGGACTGGCCCTTGTACTCGCATTAATCTTCTCTGATATGAGAATGAAGTTAAAAGGTTTGGCATTTTTCAGATCGATCTTTTATTTACCTAATTTAATCACGATTAGTTCGGTCGCTCTCCTGTTTGGTATCTTACTGGACTGGCAGCACGGATCATTAAATATGATTCTATTAAATATAGGTCTTATATCAGAACCGATTAATTGGCTGAACGAGCCAGCCACTGCACAGCTGTCTGTATCCCTGATCCTTACCTGGATGTGGTTCGGCCATTCGTTCATTGTGGTCATGGCGGGTGTTTCCGGAATTTCGAAAGACTACTACGAGGCTGCCTTGATCGATGGTGCAAACCGCTGGCAGACCTTTACAAAGATCACCATTCCCTTATTAAAACCGATCTTACTTTATATCATGATCACATCCCTGATCGGCGGCCTTCAGCTGTTTGATCTGCCGATGCTTCTGACAGACGGAATCGGTTCTCCGGATGGATCACTGAATACCATGGTACTGTACCTGTACAATCAAGCATTCAAGTTTAACAATTACGGGTATGCATCAGCTGTAGCATACGGATTGTTTGTCATTACCTTGATTTTCTCAAGCCTTGTCTTTAAAGGGATGTATGGAAATGAACGCAAACAAGCAAGGAAGGTGTAA
- a CDS encoding ABC transporter substrate-binding protein codes for MKKFLGIFMTIVLLAGVLSACSGDSKSSGDSKSSKDVDLKIWSFTDELKKPITKFEEKNGVKVELTIVPIADYPTKLKPVLESGVGAPDVFTGEIAFLKQWVDAGYWENLSKDPYNVDEIKDNYVPYVFDLGKDKDGNVRALSWQTTPGGIFYKRSIAKEVLGTDDPTEVGNMLNSMDNVFKVAEKMKEKGYSMFPDEGSIRWFSQGDNPQPWVNDKNELKLTEQKIEFMDYAKKLRENSYTALAAEWSPSWFEAMDKPIKVKENGKEKETEVFSYVLPTWGLHSVLKTNVKESAGDWAVTNGPSPYFWGGTWLGVYEKSENKELAYDFVKMMTQEDEFLTDWAKETGDVLSYLPVTNEIKGDFTDEFLGGQNNYQFFLEQAKEIEPGIVTKYDQQLDTFYGNAVQQYVDGKKSKEEAVKEFYQKAQNAYPDLKVPKK; via the coding sequence ATGAAGAAATTTTTAGGGATATTTATGACGATTGTACTGCTGGCAGGGGTGTTGTCAGCTTGCTCCGGAGATTCAAAGTCATCAGGTGATTCTAAATCAAGTAAAGATGTAGATTTGAAGATCTGGTCATTCACAGATGAATTAAAGAAACCAATTACGAAGTTTGAAGAGAAAAATGGTGTGAAGGTTGAATTGACCATTGTTCCGATTGCCGACTATCCGACTAAGCTTAAGCCTGTACTTGAAAGTGGTGTGGGAGCACCGGACGTATTCACAGGTGAAATTGCCTTCCTGAAACAATGGGTAGACGCAGGGTATTGGGAAAACTTATCAAAAGATCCATACAATGTGGATGAAATCAAAGATAACTATGTTCCTTACGTATTTGACTTAGGTAAAGACAAAGATGGAAACGTAAGAGCCCTTTCATGGCAAACGACGCCAGGAGGCATATTTTATAAAAGAAGTATCGCCAAAGAGGTACTTGGTACAGATGATCCAACTGAAGTAGGTAATATGCTCAACTCAATGGACAATGTATTTAAAGTGGCGGAGAAGATGAAGGAAAAAGGCTACAGCATGTTCCCTGATGAAGGGTCCATCCGCTGGTTCTCACAAGGAGATAATCCACAACCTTGGGTGAACGACAAGAATGAGTTAAAGCTGACTGAACAGAAGATAGAGTTTATGGACTATGCTAAAAAATTGCGTGAGAACAGCTATACGGCACTTGCAGCTGAATGGTCTCCATCATGGTTTGAAGCAATGGATAAGCCAATCAAGGTGAAAGAAAATGGAAAAGAGAAAGAAACTGAAGTGTTCTCTTATGTTCTTCCGACGTGGGGTCTTCATAGTGTTCTGAAGACAAATGTGAAGGAATCAGCAGGGGACTGGGCAGTAACGAATGGACCAAGCCCATACTTCTGGGGTGGTACATGGTTAGGTGTTTACGAAAAGTCAGAGAACAAAGAACTTGCTTATGACTTTGTGAAAATGATGACCCAGGAAGATGAATTCCTGACAGACTGGGCAAAAGAAACAGGGGATGTTCTGTCCTACCTGCCTGTAACTAACGAAATCAAGGGTGATTTCACTGACGAATTCCTTGGCGGTCAAAATAACTACCAGTTCTTCCTTGAACAAGCGAAAGAGATCGAGCCTGGCATTGTAACGAAATATGACCAACAGCTTGATACGTTCTATGGAAACGCCGTTCAGCAATACGTAGACGGTAAGAAATCCAAAGAAGAAGCCGTTAAAGAATTCTATCAAAAAGCACAAAACGCATATCCGGACCTAAAGGTACCAAAAAAATAA